GCTGCCGAGCTTCAGTGGCATCGGCTCCACGCCCGGATAGGCGGACAGAATCGCCCAGCCGGTTTCGGTCTGCCAGTAATGGTCGATCACCGGCCGGCCGAGCGCATCCGAAATCCAGCGCGCGGTCGGCTCGTCGAGCGGCTCGCCAGCGAGGAACAGGTGCTTGAGCGAGCGCAAGTCGTGCTTGCGCAGATACGCCGGATCGTGCTTTTTCAGTACCCGGATCGCGGTCGGCGCCGAGAACATGACCGATACCTGGTGCTGCTCGACGATTTTCCACCAGATGCCCGCATCCGGACGGATCGGCACGCCTTCGTACACGACCGTGGCCATGCCGGCGACGAGCGGCCCGTAGACGATATAGGAGTGGCCGACGACCCAGCCGATATCCGAGGTCGCGAAGTAGGTCTCGCCCGGTTCGCCGCAGTAGATATGCTTCATCGATGCGGCCAGCGCGACGGCGTAGCCGCCCGTGTCGCGCTGCACGCCCTTGGGCGTGCCGGTGGTGCCGGACGTGTACAGGATGTACGAAGGTTCGTTCGATTCGAGCCAGGCGACCGGCACCCGTGCACCCGCATGCGCGCCGCGCAACGTCGCGAAGTCGAGGTCACGGCCCTCGATGCGCTGCCCGCTTCGATCCAATCCCCGATCCAGGATCACCACCTTGGCCGGCGGATGTTGCGCGAGTCGCAACGCCTCGTCGACCAGCGGTTTGTACGCGATGGTCTTGCCCATGCGCATGCCGGCATCGGCCGTGATCATCACCGCCGGGCGCGCATCGTCGATGCGCGCGGCCAGGCTGTGGGAGGCGAAGCCGCCGAAGACCACCGAATGGATCGCCCCGATGCGCACGGTGGCGAGCATCGCGAAAAGCGCCTCGGGCACCATCGGCATGTAGATGAGCACGCGCTCGCCCCGGCGCACGCCCAGCGCTTGCAGCATGGCGGCACAAGCATTCACCTCCTCGTACAGCTCGGCGAAGGTATACGTGCGCTCGGCCCCGGTTTCGGTCGAGATGTAGATGATGGCGGGCTGGTTCGCCCGCGCCGCCAAGTGACGATCGACCGCGTTGTGGCAGAGATTGGTCGCGCCGCCCGGG
This sequence is a window from Betaproteobacteria bacterium. Protein-coding genes within it:
- a CDS encoding propionate--CoA ligase, with translation MAESYRDFHRRSLEDRDGFWREQAALIEWQRPFDRVLDYGRPPFARWFPGGATNLCHNAVDRHLAARANQPAIIYISTETGAERTYTFAELYEEVNACAAMLQALGVRRGERVLIYMPMVPEALFAMLATVRIGAIHSVVFGGFASHSLAARIDDARPAVMITADAGMRMGKTIAYKPLVDEALRLAQHPPAKVVILDRGLDRSGQRIEGRDLDFATLRGAHAGARVPVAWLESNEPSYILYTSGTTGTPKGVQRDTGGYAVALAASMKHIYCGEPGETYFATSDIGWVVGHSYIVYGPLVAGMATVVYEGVPIRPDAGIWWKIVEQHQVSVMFSAPTAIRVLKKHDPAYLRKHDLRSLKHLFLAGEPLDEPTARWISDALGRPVIDHYWQTETGWAILSAYPGVEPMPLKLGSPSFPAYGYDLRLLHEVTGAEVADNEKGVVALVPPLPPGCLSTVWGQDERFVETYFSSFPDKQAYSTFDWGIRDRDGYYFILGRTDDVINVAGHRLGTREIEEAVCAHANIAEAAVVGVQDAVKGQVPLAFAVAKDASRLADERARNTLEREVIELVDKQIGAIGRPARVHFVTLLPKTRSGKVLRRSIQALAEGRDPGDLTTLDDSAGIDQIRAAVAATAAVAAALGVKS